Proteins from one Pongo abelii isolate AG06213 chromosome 7, NHGRI_mPonAbe1-v2.0_pri, whole genome shotgun sequence genomic window:
- the LOC100433429 gene encoding olfactory receptor 7E24-like, which yields MQTQCRLLVYLFPIFQPSFLGKSCPNDTDRQNLTDVSIFLLLELSEDPAQPVVAGLFLSMCLVTVLGNLLIILVISPDSQLHTPMYFFLSNLSSPDIGFISTTVPKMIVDIQFHSRVISYAGCLTQMCLSAIFGGMEERHAPECDGL from the coding sequence ATGCAGACACAATGCCGGCTGTTGGTTTACTTGTTTCCGATTTTTCAACCCTCTTTTCTGGGCAAAAGTTGTCCAAACGATACAGACCGACAGAATCTAACAGATGTCTCTATATTCCTCCTCCTCGAACTCTCAGAGGATCCAGCCCAGCCGGTCGTCGCTGGGCTGTTCCTGTCCATGTGCCTGGTCACGGTGCTGGGGAACCTGCTCATCATCCTGGTCATCAGCCCTGACTCCCaactccacacccccatgtacttcttcctctccaacctgtcctCGCCTGACATCGGTTTCATCTCCACCACGGTccccaagatgattgtggacatCCAATTTCACAGCAGAGTCATCTCCTATGCAGGCTGCCTGACTCAGATGTGTCTCTCGGCCATTTTTGGAGGCATGGAAGAGAGACATGCTCCTGAGTGTGATGGCCTATGA